GGGTTCTCTGCGGATTACCTCTGTTTGTGTGCGCGCACGCTGCCGATGAAGTCGTCGAAGAGGTGCCGGCTGTCCTGGGGGCCGGCCGAGGCCTCGGGATGGTACTGCACCGAGGTGATCCCCAGCTCCGGGTGCACCAGCCCCTCGACCGTGCCGTCATTCAGGTTGACATGCGACACCACCGCGCCCGTACCGGCGAGGCTGTCGTCGGCGATGGCGTAGCCGTGGTTCTGCACCGTGATATAGGTCCGCCCCCCGTTGGTCACTTCTTTCACCGGATGGTTGCCGCCGCGGTGCCCGAACTTGAGCTTGTAGGTGCGCCCGCCCAGGGCGATGCCCAGCAGTTGGTGCCCCAGACAGATGCCGAGGATGGGCAGCCTGCCGATGACCGCGCGCAGCACGTCCACCGCGTAGTCCAAGCGCGCCGGATCGCCGGGACCGGGCGACAGCACCAGGGCGTCCGGCGCCAGGCCGAGAATGGTGCCCGCGGTCGCCGTAGCGGGCAGCACCAGCACCTCGCAGTCGAGGTCGTGGAGGAAACGCAAGATGCTGCGCTTGACCCCGTAGTCCACCACCGCCACCCGCAGGCGCGGCTCCAGCGGCATCTGCGCCTGCGCCGCCCCGTGGGGCGCCCCCGGCGTCCACTGATAGGGGCTGGCGGTGGTGACCTCGTGCACGAAATCGAGCTCGCCGTAACCGGGGGTCTGCCGCAGGCGATCGAGCGCCTCCGCGGGCGTCTCCGCGGTGGAGATGGTGCCCATCATCACCCCGTGCTCGCGCAGGCGCCGCGTCAGGGCGCGGGTGTCCACCCCGGCGATGCCCGCCACGCGGTGCTTGGCCAGAAACTGGTGCAGGGTCTCCTCGGAGCGCCAGTTGCTGGGCGCCTCGCACAGCTCGCGCACGACGAAGCCCTCGACCTGGGGGCGGTGGGACTGCATGTCGCCGGCGTTGGCGCCGTAGTTGCCGATCAGGGGAAAGGTCAGCGTCAGGATCTGCCCGCGATAGCTGGGATCGGTCAGCATCTCCTGGTAGCCGGTCATGCCGGTGTTGAAGACGACCTCGCCCACCGCGCGCCCCGCCGCGCCGATGCTCTCACCCTCGAAAACGGTGCCATCCTCGAGCGCCAGTATCGCCTTCACCGTATCTGCCCCGCCACGGCGAACAGCACCGCGCCCTCGCGCACGACCACACGTCCGCCCACCACCAGCCCCACCGCGCGCCCACGTACGCGCCGCCCGGCGAAGGGGCAGTTGCGCGCCTGGGACCTGAACTTCCGCGGGTCTATGACCCACTCCGCGTCGGGGTCCAGCAGCGTCACGTCGGCGGGTGCGCCCACCGCCAGCCGCCCGCCCGCCAGCCCCAGGATGCGCGCCGGGTTGCAGGTCATTCGCGCCAGCAGGTCCATCACCGTCATGCGCCCGGAGCGGACGAACTCCGTCAGCATCACCGCCAGCGCGCTCTCGAGGCCGATGACGCCGAAGGGCGCCTGCTCCCATCCCGCCGCCTTCTCCAGCGCCGCGTGGGGCGCGTGATCGCTGGCGATGACGTCAATCACGCCCGCTACCACCGCGCCCGCGATCGCCTCCAGGTCCGCCCGTGACCGCAGCGGCGGATTGACCTTGTAGGCGGGGTCGCGGTCCGGGATGTCGTCGGCGCTGAGCAGGCAGTGATGAGGGGTCGCCTCCGCGGTGACCGGGAGGCCCGCCGCTTTGGCTACGGCCAGCGCGGCGACCGACGCGCGCAGGCTGAGATGGGAGAAGTGCAGGTGTGGAGACACAGCCGAGGGCGGCTGTGCCACACAGTCTTTGACCAACCCGATGTCGCGCCGCACCAGGTCGGCCTCAGCGGCATAGGGTTGCGCGAACGGCCGCACCTCGCGCGACCGCGGCGACTCCTCGCAGTGGGTCGTCACCGGTAGCCGGGCCTGCGCCGCCTGTCGCAGCGCCGCGCGCATGACCTGGTCGTCCAGCACCGGCTCGCCGTCATCGCTGAGCGCGACCGCGCCGGCCTGCCGGAGCGCCTTGGCGGGCGCCAACTCACGGCCTCGCTGACCCACCGTCAGGCACGCCTTGGGATAGACGCGCACCAGCGCCGACCGCCCCGCGCGCGCCAGGGCGTCCAGGACGCGATCAGGCGCATCCACCGGCGGGCGCGTGTTGGGCTCCGCGCACACCGCGGCGAATCCCCCGGCGGCGGCGGCGGCGGTGCCGGAAGCGATGGTCTCCTTGTGCTCGTAGCCGGGCTCGCGCAGGTGGACGTGGATATCTATCAGACCCGGGCAGACGATGAGGCCGGGGGCAGGGATGA
This genomic stretch from Armatimonadota bacterium harbors:
- the carA gene encoding glutamine-hydrolyzing carbamoyl-phosphate synthase small subunit; this translates as MKAILALEDGTVFEGESIGAAGRAVGEVVFNTGMTGYQEMLTDPSYRGQILTLTFPLIGNYGANAGDMQSHRPQVEGFVVRELCEAPSNWRSEETLHQFLAKHRVAGIAGVDTRALTRRLREHGVMMGTISTAETPAEALDRLRQTPGYGELDFVHEVTTASPYQWTPGAPHGAAQAQMPLEPRLRVAVVDYGVKRSILRFLHDLDCEVLVLPATATAGTILGLAPDALVLSPGPGDPARLDYAVDVLRAVIGRLPILGICLGHQLLGIALGGRTYKLKFGHRGGNHPVKEVTNGGRTYITVQNHGYAIADDSLAGTGAVVSHVNLNDGTVEGLVHPELGITSVQYHPEASAGPQDSRHLFDDFIGSVRAHKQR
- a CDS encoding dihydroorotase, producing the protein MSYLIRGGRLLDPASGLDAIGDLLFEDGKIVAIGEVTDKRAAGAEIIPAPGLIVCPGLIDIHVHLREPGYEHKETIASGTAAAAAGGFAAVCAEPNTRPPVDAPDRVLDALARAGRSALVRVYPKACLTVGQRGRELAPAKALRQAGAVALSDDGEPVLDDQVMRAALRQAAQARLPVTTHCEESPRSREVRPFAQPYAAEADLVRRDIGLVKDCVAQPPSAVSPHLHFSHLSLRASVAALAVAKAAGLPVTAEATPHHCLLSADDIPDRDPAYKVNPPLRSRADLEAIAGAVVAGVIDVIASDHAPHAALEKAAGWEQAPFGVIGLESALAVMLTEFVRSGRMTVMDLLARMTCNPARILGLAGGRLAVGAPADVTLLDPDAEWVIDPRKFRSQARNCPFAGRRVRGRAVGLVVGGRVVVREGAVLFAVAGQIR